The Pseudomonas wenzhouensis genome has a segment encoding these proteins:
- a CDS encoding cob(I)yrinic acid a,c-diamide adenosyltransferase translates to MGFRLSKIYTRTGDKGETGLADGRRVGKDHPRVEAMGELDTLNSQLGLLLAELNEASVTWPGLKEISDILGPCQHRLFDLGGELAMPEYQALQQVEVERLEAAIDRWNEEVGPLENFILPGGSKLIALAHVCRSLARSCERRCQHLNAVEPLRGEGLAYVNRLSDLLFVAARLIARRQGVAEVLWRAAEKPEQPA, encoded by the coding sequence ATGGGCTTTCGTCTCTCGAAGATCTACACCCGTACCGGCGACAAGGGCGAGACCGGCCTGGCCGATGGCCGCCGGGTCGGCAAGGACCACCCGCGCGTCGAGGCCATGGGCGAGCTGGATACGCTCAACAGTCAGCTTGGTTTGCTGCTCGCCGAGCTGAACGAGGCCAGTGTGACCTGGCCAGGCCTCAAGGAAATCAGTGACATTCTTGGCCCCTGCCAGCACCGCCTGTTCGACCTTGGGGGCGAACTGGCGATGCCCGAGTACCAGGCGCTGCAGCAGGTGGAGGTGGAACGCCTCGAGGCCGCCATCGACCGCTGGAACGAAGAGGTCGGGCCATTGGAAAACTTCATCCTGCCCGGCGGCTCCAAACTGATCGCCCTGGCCCATGTCTGCCGCAGCCTGGCGCGCAGTTGCGAGCGGCGCTGCCAGCACCTCAATGCCGTCGAGCCGCTACGCGGTGAAGGCCTGGCCTACGTCAACCGCCTCTCCGATTTGCTGTTCGTCGCTGCGCGTCTGATCGCCAGGCGCCAGGGCGTTGCCGAGGTGTTGTGGCGGGCAGCGGAAAAGCCTGAACAGCCGGCCTGA
- a CDS encoding mechanosensitive ion channel family protein: MEMNVDELVKLSEAWLPVVLEYSGKLTLALITLLIGWWLISRLTSSIGRMLEVRKIDRALSSFIGSLISIVLRILLLISVASMIGVETTSFIAMIGAAGLAIGLALQGSLANFAGGVLIMLFRPFRAGDWIEAQGVSGSVDSIQIFHTTLKTGDNKVVIVPNGSLSNGHITNYSREPRRRADINIGIDYASDIKQAREVLLDIARDPRVHLDPAPAVFVTGLGESAVNLSLRVWVATGDFWPVTFDFTEQAKERLSEAGIGIPFPQRVVHLSKAE, translated from the coding sequence ATGGAGATGAACGTCGACGAACTGGTCAAGCTGTCCGAAGCCTGGCTGCCTGTGGTGCTGGAGTACAGCGGCAAGTTGACTCTGGCCCTGATCACTCTGCTGATTGGCTGGTGGTTGATCAGCAGGCTGACCTCGAGCATCGGGCGCATGCTTGAAGTACGCAAGATCGACCGCGCCCTGAGCAGCTTCATCGGCAGCCTGATCAGCATCGTGCTGCGCATTCTGCTGCTGATCAGCGTGGCCTCGATGATCGGCGTAGAAACCACCTCGTTCATCGCCATGATCGGTGCGGCAGGCCTGGCCATCGGCCTGGCCTTGCAGGGCAGCCTGGCCAATTTCGCCGGTGGCGTGCTGATCATGCTGTTTCGTCCCTTCCGGGCGGGGGACTGGATCGAGGCCCAGGGGGTATCCGGCAGCGTCGACAGCATCCAGATCTTCCATACCACCCTGAAGACCGGCGACAACAAGGTGGTGATCGTGCCCAACGGCAGCCTGTCCAACGGACATATCACCAACTATTCGCGCGAACCGCGTCGACGTGCCGATATCAACATCGGCATCGATTACGCCAGCGACATCAAACAGGCCCGTGAGGTGCTGCTGGATATCGCCCGGGATCCGCGCGTGCACCTCGACCCTGCGCCAGCGGTGTTCGTCACCGGGCTTGGGGAAAGCGCGGTGAATCTGTCGCTGCGCGTCTGGGTGGCGACCGGCGACTTCTGGCCCGTGACCTTCGACTTTACCGAACAAGCCAAGGAACGCCTGAGCGAAGCCGGCATCGGCATTCCCTTTCCACAGCGCGTGGTGCACCTGAGCAAAGCCGAGTAA
- a CDS encoding glutathione S-transferase family protein, giving the protein MPVKLVIGDKNYSSWSLRAALAVELAGVECEEVRVRLYQPDSRAQLLRHSPTGKVPVLLTEHGPVWDSLAIAEYLAERYPEAQLWPQAPQARALARSVCAEMHSGFSALRSHLPMDLARDKALTELPDAAQADIDRICAIWADCRERFGSSGNYLFGQASIADAFFAPVAARLRSYHVALPTTAAAYVETIYRWPAFQRWHQAALQEVKG; this is encoded by the coding sequence ATGCCTGTGAAACTGGTGATTGGCGACAAGAACTATTCCTCCTGGTCGTTGCGCGCCGCGCTGGCGGTCGAGCTGGCCGGTGTGGAATGTGAAGAAGTGCGGGTGCGCCTGTATCAGCCCGACAGCCGCGCGCAATTGCTACGGCACTCGCCCACCGGCAAGGTGCCGGTGCTGCTCACCGAGCATGGGCCGGTGTGGGATTCGCTGGCGATAGCCGAGTATCTGGCCGAGCGCTACCCCGAGGCGCAGCTGTGGCCGCAGGCGCCTCAGGCACGCGCCTTGGCGCGTAGTGTTTGTGCGGAGATGCACAGTGGCTTCAGCGCGCTGCGCAGCCACCTGCCGATGGATCTGGCGCGTGACAAGGCGCTGACCGAGCTGCCGGACGCGGCGCAGGCCGATATCGACCGCATCTGCGCGATCTGGGCCGATTGCCGCGAGCGCTTCGGCAGTTCCGGCAACTATCTGTTCGGTCAGGCCAGCATTGCCGATGCCTTCTTCGCGCCGGTTGCCGCACGCCTGCGCAGTTATCATGTGGCCTTGCCGACAACGGCAGCGGCCTATGTCGAAACCATCTACCGCTGGCCGGCGTTCCAACGCTGGCATCAGGCAGCATTGCAGGAGGTCAAGGGGTGA
- the argJ gene encoding bifunctional glutamate N-acetyltransferase/amino-acid acetyltransferase ArgJ → MAVGLGPLSTLHPVPGFELGIASAGIKRPGRKDVVVMRCAEGSRIAGVTTTNAFCAAPVLITRERLGGEVRYLLTNTGNANAGTGADGLARARRACARLAELTGVAESAVLPFSTGVIGEPLPVEKIESALQAALDDLKADNWEAAATGIMTTDTLPKGASRQFQHDGVTITVTGISKGAGMIRPNMATMLGYIATDAKVAQGVLQDLVRDAANKSFNRITIDGDTSTNDCCMLIATGQAGLPEISEASGELFAKLKQAVFDVFMEVAQAIVRDGEGATKFVTVQVNGGGTHQECLDVAYAVAHSPLIKTALFASDPNWGRILAAVGYAGVPQLDVSKIDVFLGEVCIASKGCRATTYTEEQGAAVMAREEITIRIELGRGTCSETIWTTDLSHEYVKINAEYRT, encoded by the coding sequence ATGGCTGTTGGTCTTGGCCCGCTGTCTACCCTGCACCCGGTTCCCGGTTTCGAGCTGGGCATCGCCTCGGCCGGCATCAAGCGCCCCGGGCGCAAGGATGTGGTGGTGATGCGCTGCGCCGAAGGTTCGCGGATTGCCGGGGTGACCACGACCAACGCGTTCTGCGCTGCGCCGGTACTGATTACCCGCGAGCGCCTGGGCGGCGAAGTGCGTTACCTGCTGACCAACACCGGCAACGCCAACGCCGGCACCGGTGCCGATGGCCTGGCACGCGCACGCCGTGCCTGTGCGCGCCTGGCTGAGCTGACTGGCGTGGCGGAAAGCGCCGTGCTGCCGTTTTCCACCGGGGTGATCGGTGAGCCGTTGCCGGTCGAGAAGATCGAGTCCGCGCTGCAGGCGGCGCTGGACGACCTCAAGGCCGATAACTGGGAAGCGGCTGCGACCGGCATCATGACCACCGACACCCTGCCCAAGGGCGCCAGCCGGCAGTTCCAGCATGACGGCGTGACCATCACCGTGACCGGCATCAGCAAGGGCGCGGGGATGATCCGCCCGAACATGGCCACCATGCTCGGCTACATTGCCACCGACGCCAAGGTCGCTCAGGGCGTGCTGCAGGATCTGGTGCGCGATGCGGCGAACAAGTCGTTCAACCGCATCACCATCGATGGTGACACCTCCACCAATGACTGCTGCATGCTGATCGCCACCGGCCAGGCCGGGTTGCCGGAAATCAGCGAAGCCTCGGGTGAACTGTTCGCCAAGCTCAAGCAGGCGGTATTCGACGTCTTCATGGAAGTGGCGCAGGCCATCGTCCGTGACGGCGAAGGTGCGACCAAGTTCGTCACCGTGCAGGTCAATGGCGGTGGCACCCATCAGGAGTGCCTGGACGTAGCCTACGCCGTGGCCCACTCGCCGCTGATCAAGACCGCGCTGTTCGCCTCCGACCCGAACTGGGGCCGCATCCTCGCAGCGGTCGGCTATGCCGGCGTACCGCAACTGGACGTGAGCAAGATCGACGTATTCCTCGGTGAAGTCTGCATCGCCAGCAAGGGTTGCCGCGCGACCACCTACACCGAAGAACAGGGTGCGGCAGTGATGGCCCGTGAGGAAATCACCATCCGCATCGAGCTGGGACGCGGCACCTGCAGCGAGACCATCTGGACCACCGACCTGTCCCACGAGTACGTCAAGATCAACGCCGAATACCGCACCTGA
- a CDS encoding putative 2-dehydropantoate 2-reductase, protein MTWHILGAGSLGSLWAARLARAGLPVRLILRNRQRLEAYRQAGGLTLIEAGQAQRFAIPAELPQAHAPIHRLLLACKAYDAQQAVASIARRLAPGAELLLLQNGLGSQDAVARDLPAQRCLFVSSTEGAFRPADFQVVFAGQGQNWLGDPHDPQPPAWLSELQHAGITHQWSPDILARLWRKLALNCAINPLTVLYDCRNGELAGHSVEVASLCSELVALLQGCGQAAAAEHLHEDVLRVIHATAANYSSMHQDVAQGRRTELSYLLGYACAAARRQQLHLPQLEQLQQRLIKHLRERGLPLD, encoded by the coding sequence GTGACCTGGCACATTCTCGGCGCCGGCAGCCTCGGCAGCCTGTGGGCTGCGCGTCTGGCTCGTGCCGGTCTGCCGGTCAGGTTGATTCTGCGCAACCGGCAACGCCTCGAGGCCTATCGTCAGGCCGGTGGCCTGACCCTGATCGAGGCGGGGCAGGCTCAGCGCTTCGCCATCCCTGCCGAGTTGCCGCAGGCGCATGCGCCCATTCATCGTTTGCTGCTGGCCTGCAAGGCTTATGACGCGCAGCAGGCCGTCGCGAGTATCGCCAGGCGTCTGGCGCCGGGCGCCGAGTTGTTGCTGCTGCAAAATGGTCTCGGCAGTCAGGACGCCGTCGCCCGTGATCTGCCCGCGCAACGTTGCCTGTTCGTTTCCAGCACCGAAGGTGCCTTTCGTCCTGCCGATTTTCAGGTGGTGTTTGCCGGCCAGGGGCAAAACTGGCTGGGCGACCCGCATGACCCCCAACCGCCCGCCTGGCTAAGCGAGCTGCAGCACGCCGGCATCACGCACCAGTGGAGCCCGGACATTCTCGCGCGGCTGTGGCGCAAACTGGCGCTGAACTGCGCGATCAACCCGCTCACCGTGCTGTACGACTGCCGTAACGGCGAGCTGGCCGGGCACTCGGTTGAAGTCGCCAGCCTGTGCAGCGAACTCGTTGCCCTGCTGCAGGGCTGCGGCCAGGCGGCGGCTGCAGAGCATTTGCATGAGGACGTGCTGCGGGTGATCCATGCCACCGCCGCCAACTACTCCTCCATGCATCAGGACGTTGCGCAAGGGCGGCGTACCGAGCTCAGCTATCTGCTGGGCTACGCCTGCGCGGCTGCACGGCGCCAGCAGTTGCACCTGCCACAGCTGGAGCAGCTGCAGCAGCGTCTGATCAAGCATCTGCGCGAACGGGGTTTGCCGCTGGATTGA
- a CDS encoding Nudix family hydrolase encodes MKRVHVAAAVIRGVDGRILLARRPEDKHQGGLWEFPGGKVEEGETVHAALARELQEELGICPQAARPLIQIRHDYPDKQVLLDVWEVSAFSGEPHGAEGQPLAWASERQLLDYQFPAANKPIVAAARLPECYLITPDGLAPSELLAGIRSALAQGIRLIQLRAPNMFDAQYRDLAVDVQGLCAGKAQLMLKGPLEWLGDFPAAGWHLTAEQLRQYGAGGRPFPENRWLAASCHSPEELALAAQMGVDFATLSPLQATATHPGAQPLGWEAAREMLAGFNLPAYLLGGVGPGDVERAWQIGAQGVAGIRAFWPAS; translated from the coding sequence GTGAAGCGTGTGCATGTCGCAGCAGCAGTGATTCGGGGTGTCGATGGACGCATCCTGCTCGCCAGGCGACCTGAGGACAAACACCAGGGCGGGCTCTGGGAGTTCCCCGGTGGCAAGGTGGAAGAGGGCGAAACCGTGCATGCCGCGCTCGCGCGCGAACTGCAGGAGGAACTGGGCATTTGCCCGCAGGCGGCGCGCCCGCTGATCCAGATTCGCCACGATTACCCGGACAAGCAGGTGCTGCTGGACGTCTGGGAGGTTTCGGCCTTCAGTGGCGAGCCGCATGGTGCCGAGGGTCAGCCGCTGGCCTGGGCCAGCGAGCGGCAGTTGCTGGACTACCAATTCCCCGCCGCCAACAAACCCATAGTCGCCGCCGCGCGCCTGCCCGAGTGCTACCTGATCACTCCGGATGGCCTGGCGCCGAGCGAGCTGCTGGCCGGCATCCGCAGTGCCCTGGCCCAAGGCATACGCCTGATTCAACTGCGTGCGCCGAACATGTTCGATGCGCAGTACCGCGACCTGGCCGTCGATGTGCAGGGACTGTGCGCCGGCAAGGCGCAACTGATGCTCAAGGGGCCGCTGGAGTGGCTGGGCGACTTTCCGGCGGCCGGCTGGCACCTGACCGCCGAGCAACTGCGTCAATACGGCGCTGGTGGTCGACCGTTCCCTGAAAATCGCTGGTTGGCCGCTTCCTGCCACAGTCCCGAGGAGTTGGCCCTTGCTGCGCAGATGGGGGTGGATTTCGCCACCCTGTCACCGCTGCAGGCCACCGCCACGCACCCCGGCGCGCAGCCGCTGGGCTGGGAGGCGGCGCGCGAGATGCTGGCGGGGTTTAACTTGCCGGCTTACCTGCTGGGCGGTGTTGGCCCGGGCGACGTCGAGCGTGCCTGGCAGATCGGCGCTCAGGGTGTGGCGGGTATTCGCGCATTCTGGCCCGCCTCGTAG
- a CDS encoding YajQ family cyclic di-GMP-binding protein, whose protein sequence is MPSFDVVSELDKHELTNAVDNAIKELDRRFDLRGKCSIESKDKALTLTAEAEFMLEQMLDIVRSSLVKRKIDCQCMETKDPYASGKVMKQEVTFREGIDKELAKKIVAHIKDAKLKVQAAIQGEQVRVTGKKRDDLQEAIALLRGHEFGMPLQYNNFRD, encoded by the coding sequence ATGCCTTCGTTCGACGTCGTGTCCGAACTGGATAAACACGAACTGACCAATGCGGTCGATAACGCCATCAAGGAACTCGACCGCCGTTTCGATCTGCGCGGCAAGTGCAGCATCGAAAGCAAGGACAAGGCGCTGACCCTGACCGCCGAAGCCGAGTTCATGCTCGAGCAGATGCTCGACATCGTGCGTAGCAGCCTGGTCAAGCGCAAGATCGACTGCCAGTGCATGGAAACCAAGGATCCCTACGCGTCAGGCAAGGTGATGAAGCAGGAGGTCACCTTCCGCGAAGGTATCGACAAGGAGCTGGCGAAGAAGATCGTCGCTCACATCAAGGACGCCAAGCTCAAGGTGCAGGCCGCCATCCAGGGCGAGCAGGTACGCGTGACCGGCAAGAAACGTGACGACCTGCAGGAAGCCATCGCCCTGCTGCGCGGTCACGAGTTCGGCATGCCGCTGCAGTACAACAATTTCCGCGATTGA
- a CDS encoding ATP-binding protein — translation MRLRQRLENLPVGRKLLAALLALLAAVMLVANLAFISAAYWITQESMAPQALHTLGRLIASPTLSKEALHSSASAEAVLTRLDDYAPLRAAVIYDSNGNSLAQLQRGEKLQLPQQLSQLQHWRETAFRTNLLVDLPHPSGRPGALLLVASSELPGAFYTGTLTASLVILAFSVLLWLLVAKQIKRLVTKPIRRLEELSRQVTREENYALRADRGNQDEIGSLADAFNTMLMRMEAREQQLKRARDDAQQAFDQAQSLAEETRHSNRKLELEVQVRSKIEKKLTGFQNYLNSIIDSMPSALIALDEQLYVTQWNQEASTLSGTPLEEALNQPVFLAFPPLKPFLPQLKGTAEQHRVEKIERVTWHKGEEPHHYALTFYPLMGGAGRGVVIRIDDITQRLALEEMMVQSEKMLSVGGLAAGMAHEINNPLGAILHNVQNIRRRLSPELEINLERAEQAGISLAAIEQYMEAREIPRLLDGIQQAGQRAAKIVSHMLSFSRRSDRQLSPCELPALIDQALEIAGNDFDLADGFDFRTLEIVRQFDPLLGPVAATANELEQVLLNLLKNAAQAIHQRDDEAEPGRIILRTRQAGSWAEVQVEDNGIGMSETVRKRIFEPFFTTKEVGQGTGLGLAVSYFIITNNHKGQMEVHSTPGQGTCFTLRLPLASLPEHTGL, via the coding sequence ATGAGATTGCGTCAGCGCCTCGAAAACCTGCCGGTTGGCCGCAAGCTGCTCGCTGCACTGTTGGCGTTGCTCGCCGCCGTGATGCTGGTGGCCAATCTGGCCTTCATCAGTGCTGCCTACTGGATCACCCAGGAAAGCATGGCGCCACAGGCGCTGCACACCCTGGGCCGCCTGATCGCCAGCCCGACGCTGAGCAAGGAAGCCCTGCACTCGTCGGCCTCGGCCGAGGCTGTGCTCACGCGCCTGGATGATTACGCGCCGCTGCGTGCAGCGGTGATCTATGACAGCAATGGCAACAGCCTGGCGCAATTGCAGCGCGGGGAGAAACTGCAATTGCCACAGCAACTGAGCCAGTTGCAGCACTGGCGCGAAACGGCTTTTCGCACCAATCTGCTGGTCGACCTGCCGCATCCCAGCGGTCGTCCCGGTGCCCTGTTGCTGGTCGCCTCCAGTGAACTGCCGGGGGCGTTCTATACCGGCACCCTGACCGCCAGCCTGGTGATTCTGGCGTTCAGCGTGCTGTTGTGGCTGCTGGTGGCCAAACAGATCAAGCGTCTGGTGACCAAGCCCATCCGCCGTCTCGAGGAACTGTCGCGTCAGGTTACCCGCGAAGAGAACTATGCGCTGCGCGCCGATCGCGGCAATCAGGACGAAATCGGCAGCCTGGCCGATGCCTTCAACACCATGCTGATGCGCATGGAAGCCCGCGAGCAGCAACTCAAGCGCGCCCGCGACGACGCCCAGCAGGCCTTCGATCAGGCGCAGAGCCTGGCCGAGGAAACCCGCCACTCCAACCGCAAGCTGGAGCTGGAAGTGCAGGTGCGCAGCAAGATCGAGAAGAAGCTCACCGGTTTCCAGAACTACCTCAACAGCATCATCGACTCCATGCCCTCGGCGCTGATCGCCCTCGATGAGCAGCTTTACGTTACGCAGTGGAATCAGGAGGCCAGCACGTTATCCGGCACGCCGCTGGAAGAGGCACTGAACCAGCCGGTGTTCCTCGCCTTTCCGCCACTCAAGCCGTTTCTGCCCCAGCTCAAAGGTACCGCCGAACAACATCGGGTGGAGAAGATCGAGCGTGTCACCTGGCACAAGGGCGAAGAGCCTCATCATTACGCCCTGACGTTCTACCCGCTGATGGGCGGTGCCGGGCGTGGCGTGGTGATCCGTATCGACGACATCACCCAGCGCCTGGCTCTCGAGGAAATGATGGTGCAGTCGGAAAAGATGCTCTCGGTCGGCGGCCTGGCGGCGGGTATGGCGCATGAAATCAACAACCCGCTCGGGGCCATCCTGCATAACGTGCAGAACATTCGCCGGCGCCTGTCGCCGGAGCTGGAAATAAACCTCGAACGGGCCGAGCAGGCCGGCATCAGCCTGGCTGCCATCGAGCAGTACATGGAGGCGCGCGAGATTCCGCGCCTGCTCGATGGCATCCAGCAGGCTGGCCAGCGCGCCGCCAAGATCGTCAGCCATATGCTCAGCTTCAGCCGCCGTAGCGACCGTCAGCTGTCGCCCTGCGAGCTGCCGGCACTGATCGATCAGGCGCTGGAAATTGCCGGCAACGACTTCGACCTGGCTGATGGTTTCGACTTCCGCACCCTGGAAATCGTGCGCCAGTTCGATCCGTTGCTGGGGCCGGTAGCCGCGACTGCCAACGAACTGGAGCAGGTGCTGCTCAACTTGCTGAAGAACGCCGCGCAGGCCATTCATCAACGCGACGACGAGGCCGAGCCAGGCCGTATCATCCTGCGTACGCGGCAGGCTGGCAGTTGGGCGGAAGTGCAGGTCGAGGACAACGGCATCGGCATGAGCGAAACCGTGCGCAAGCGCATCTTCGAACCCTTTTTCACCACCAAGGAGGTCGGTCAGGGCACCGGCCTCGGTCTGGCGGTCTCCTATTTCATCATCACCAACAATCACAAGGGGCAGATGGAAGTGCACTCCACGCCGGGCCAGGGCACCTGCTTTACCCTGCGCCTGCCGCTGGCCTCCCTGCCCGAGCACACAGGACTCTGA
- the secA gene encoding preprotein translocase subunit SecA, with protein sequence MFAPLLKKLFGSKNEREVKRMLKAVQSVNALEEQMIALSDEQLRGKTEEFKGRLAKGETLDKLLPEAFAVAREAGKRVMGMRHFDVQLIGGMTLHEGKIAEMRTGEGKTLVGTLAVYLNALSGKGVHVVTVNEYLARRDANWMRPLYEFLGLSVGIVTPFQPPEEKRAAYAADITYGTNNEFGFDYLRDNMAFSLEDKFQRELNFAVIDEVDSILIDEARTPLIISGQAEDSSKLYIEINKLIPRLSQHIEEEEGVVTQEGHYKIDEKSRQVELNEAGHQYVEEMLTAAGLLAEGESLYSAHNLGLLTHVYAGLRAHKLFHRNVEYIVQNGQVILIDEHTGRTMPGRRLSEGLHQAIEAKEGVNIQAESQTLASTTFQNYFRLYNKLSGMTGTADTEAFEFRQIYGLDVMVIPTNKPVARKDFNDLVYLTQEEKYQAIIADIKDCQAQGRPILVGTATIETSEYVSQLLNKEGIEHKVLNAKFHDKEAEIIAQAGRPGALTIATNMAGRGTDILLGGNWEVEVAALENPTDEQIAQIKADWQKRHQQVIEAGGLHVIASERHESRRIDNQLRGRAGRQGDPGSSRFYLSLEDNLMRIFASDRVKNFMKALGMQSGEAIEHRMVTNAIEKAQRKVEGRNFDMRKQLLEFDDVANEQRKVIYHMRNSLLAAESVGDTIAEFREEVLSAAINSHIPPQSMPEQWDVAGLESTLQSDFGLKLPIQQWLDEDDKLYEETLRERILAELLTAYNEKETQASAEALRTFEKQILLRVLDDLWKDHLSTMDHLRHGIHLRGYAQKNPKQEYKRESFALFQELLESIKRDTIRVLCHVQVRREDPAEEEARLRREAEALAERMQFQHADASALMAEDSAAEEGDVAVAAAPVRAEPKVGRNEPCPCGSGKKYKHCHGQIG encoded by the coding sequence ATGTTTGCGCCTCTGTTGAAAAAACTTTTCGGAAGCAAGAATGAGCGTGAAGTCAAACGCATGCTCAAGGCGGTACAGTCCGTCAACGCCCTCGAAGAGCAGATGATCGCCCTCTCGGACGAGCAGCTGCGTGGTAAGACCGAAGAGTTCAAGGGCCGTCTGGCCAAGGGCGAAACCCTCGATAAGCTGCTTCCCGAAGCCTTTGCCGTGGCCCGTGAGGCCGGCAAGCGGGTGATGGGCATGCGCCACTTCGATGTGCAGCTCATCGGCGGCATGACCCTGCACGAAGGCAAGATCGCCGAGATGCGTACTGGTGAGGGCAAGACCCTGGTCGGTACCCTGGCCGTCTACCTCAATGCGCTGTCCGGCAAGGGCGTGCATGTGGTCACGGTCAACGAATACCTGGCACGCCGCGATGCCAACTGGATGCGTCCGCTGTACGAGTTTCTCGGTCTTTCCGTGGGTATCGTCACCCCCTTCCAGCCGCCGGAAGAGAAGCGCGCCGCGTATGCCGCCGATATCACCTACGGCACCAACAACGAATTCGGTTTCGACTACCTGCGCGACAACATGGCCTTCAGCCTGGAAGACAAGTTCCAGCGTGAGCTGAATTTCGCCGTGATCGACGAAGTCGACTCCATCCTCATCGACGAAGCGCGTACCCCGCTGATCATTTCCGGTCAGGCCGAAGACAGCTCCAAGCTGTACATCGAGATCAACAAGCTGATCCCGCGCCTGAGCCAGCACATCGAGGAAGAGGAAGGCGTGGTGACCCAGGAAGGTCACTACAAGATCGATGAGAAGTCGCGTCAGGTCGAGCTCAACGAAGCCGGCCACCAGTACGTCGAGGAGATGCTCACCGCTGCCGGCCTGCTGGCCGAAGGTGAAAGCCTGTATTCCGCACATAACCTCGGTCTGCTGACTCACGTTTACGCCGGCCTGCGTGCACACAAGCTGTTCCATCGTAATGTCGAATACATCGTGCAGAACGGCCAGGTCATCCTGATCGACGAGCACACCGGGCGTACCATGCCGGGCCGTCGTCTGTCCGAAGGTCTGCATCAGGCCATCGAGGCCAAGGAAGGGGTGAACATCCAGGCCGAGAGCCAGACGCTGGCTTCGACCACCTTCCAGAACTACTTCCGTCTCTACAACAAGCTGTCCGGCATGACCGGTACTGCCGATACCGAGGCGTTCGAGTTCCGCCAGATCTACGGTCTGGACGTGATGGTCATCCCGACCAACAAGCCGGTGGCGCGTAAGGACTTCAACGACCTGGTCTACCTGACCCAGGAAGAGAAGTACCAGGCGATCATCGCTGACATCAAGGACTGCCAGGCCCAGGGCCGGCCGATTCTGGTCGGTACTGCCACCATCGAAACCTCCGAGTACGTCAGCCAGCTGCTGAATAAGGAAGGCATCGAGCACAAGGTGCTCAACGCCAAGTTCCACGACAAGGAAGCCGAGATCATCGCCCAGGCCGGTCGTCCGGGGGCGCTGACCATCGCTACCAACATGGCCGGTCGCGGTACCGACATCCTCCTCGGTGGCAACTGGGAAGTGGAAGTTGCCGCGCTGGAAAACCCGACCGACGAGCAGATCGCACAGATCAAGGCTGACTGGCAGAAGCGCCATCAGCAGGTCATCGAGGCCGGTGGCCTGCATGTGATCGCTTCCGAGCGTCACGAATCGCGCCGTATCGACAACCAGCTGCGTGGCCGTGCCGGTCGTCAGGGTGACCCGGGTTCCAGCCGCTTCTATCTGTCGCTGGAAGACAATCTAATGCGTATCTTCGCCTCCGACCGGGTGAAGAACTTCATGAAGGCTCTCGGCATGCAGTCCGGCGAGGCCATCGAGCACCGCATGGTCACCAACGCCATCGAGAAGGCGCAGCGCAAGGTCGAAGGTCGCAACTTCGACATGCGCAAGCAACTGCTGGAATTTGACGACGTGGCCAACGAGCAGCGCAAGGTGATCTACCACATGCGCAACAGCCTGCTGGCTGCCGAGAGCGTTGGCGATACCATTGCCGAGTTCCGCGAGGAAGTGTTGAGCGCCGCCATTAACAGCCACATTCCGCCGCAGTCGATGCCGGAGCAGTGGGATGTGGCCGGTCTGGAATCCACCCTGCAGAGCGATTTCGGTCTCAAGCTGCCGATTCAGCAGTGGCTGGATGAAGACGACAAGCTGTACGAGGAAACCCTGCGCGAGCGCATCCTCGCCGAGCTGCTGACTGCGTACAACGAGAAGGAAACCCAGGCCAGCGCCGAAGCGCTGCGTACCTTCGAGAAGCAGATTCTGCTGCGCGTACTGGATGACCTGTGGAAAGACCACCTGTCGACCATGGATCACCTGCGTCACGGTATTCACCTGCGTGGCTACGCGCAGAAGAATCCTAAACAGGAGTACAAACGCGAGTCCTTTGCCCTGTTCCAGGAGCTGCTGGAGTCGATCAAGCGCGACACCATTCGCGTTCTTTGCCACGTTCAGGTTCGTCGCGAGGATCCGGCCGAAGAGGAAGCGCGCCTGCGTCGCGAAGCCGAGGCCCTGGCCGAGCGCATGCAGTTCCAGCATGCCGATGCTTCGGCACTGATGGCCGAAGACAGCGCGGCTGAAGAGGGCGATGTCGCCGTGGCGGCTGCGCCGGTACGCGCCGAACCCAAGGTCGGTCGTAACGAGCCGTGCCCCTGTGGTTCGGGCAAGAAGTACAAGCACTGTCACGGCCAGATCGGCTGA